From Kryptolebias marmoratus isolate JLee-2015 linkage group LG15, ASM164957v2, whole genome shotgun sequence, a single genomic window includes:
- the ccnd1 gene encoding G1/S-specific cyclin-D1 yields the protein MEDQLLCCEVDSIRRAYQDVNLLNDRVLQTMLKAEENYLPSPNYFKCVQKEIVPKMRKILATWMLEVCEEQKCEEEVFPLAMNYLDRFLSVEATRKARLQLLGATCMFLASKMKETVPLTAEKLCIYTDNSVLPGELLQMELLVLNKLKWDLASVTPHDFIEHFLSKLKIHPSTKQILRKHAQTFVALCATDVNFIASPPSMVAAGSVVAAVQGLYLKSQDPSLSSQNLTNFLSQVIRSDPDCLRSCQEQIESLLESSLRQAQQHSGTTETKHADEEVDLSCTPTDVRDVNI from the exons ATGGAGGACCAGCTGCTGTGCTGCGAGGTGGACTCTATCAGGAGAGCCTACCAGGACGTCAACCTGCTCAACGACCGAGTTCTGCAGACCATGCTGAAGGCAGAGGAGAACTACCTACCCTCGCCGAACTACTTTAAATGTGTCCAGAAAGAAATTGTGCCCAAAATGAGGAAAATACTAGCTACGTGGATGTTAGAG GTCTGCGAGGAACAGAAGTGCGAGGAGGAGGTTTTTCCGCTGGCTATGAACTatttggacagatttttatcGGTGGAGGCCACTAGGAAAGCCAGACTACAGCTGCTCGGAGCTACGTGCATGTTCTTAGCATCCAAGATGAAGGAGACCGTGCCCTTAACGGCGGAGAAGCTCTGCATCTACACGGACAACTCGGTCCTTCCCGGAGAACTGCTG CAAATGGAGCTTCTGGTTCTCAACAAGCTGAAGTGGGATCTGGCTTCGGTCACGCCTCACGACTTTATTGAGCACTTCCTGTCCAAGCTGAAGATCCACCCATCCACAAAGCAGATCCTCAGGAAGCACGCTCAGACCTTCGTGGCGCTCTGTGCTACAG ATGTCAACTTCATCGCCAGTCCTCCATCCATGGTGGCAGCGGGCAGTGTGGTGGCTGCTGTTCAAGGTCTTTACCTGAAGAGCCAAGATCCCTCCTTGTCCTCCCAGAATCTGACCAACTTCTTGTCACAGGTCATTCGCAGTGACCCG GACTGCTTACGGTCGTGTCAGGAGCAGATCGAGTCCCTGCTGGAGTCCAGCCTGCGGCAGGCTCAGCAGCACAGCGGTACAACAGAAACCAAACACGCCGACGAGGAGGTAGACCTGTCCTGCACGCCCACGGACGTGCGAGACGTCAACATTTGA